One region of Mucilaginibacter sp. 14171R-50 genomic DNA includes:
- a CDS encoding helix-turn-helix transcriptional regulator — protein sequence MEIIQVPQAVKGQPQIAAGDIVFLNYRDRGGPFRSRVLFECCAFSFVQHGQKRIYRAGGNTTLRYGHGVLIPEGNSIIAEHSNTDALYQSFIVFFPARLGHEFMAGKPAQPQPKANAPYLYFEVDSYIQSYVDHLRSLIDQRQTLSAEMAVLKIRELLTALYELAPDVITALFGAQNEPPLKHLVEANLMNPLTLEELAFLANRSLSSFKRDFEKAYGVSPQKYIRERRLEMAAAELDKGKPVSSVYLDYGYQHLSNFNTAFRRQYGSTPADWALRNKD from the coding sequence ATGGAAATTATTCAAGTACCTCAAGCTGTTAAGGGTCAGCCGCAGATCGCGGCGGGAGATATCGTATTCCTGAATTATAGGGACCGCGGCGGGCCATTCCGCAGCCGTGTGCTGTTTGAATGTTGCGCGTTCAGCTTTGTCCAGCACGGGCAAAAGCGCATTTATCGTGCCGGCGGCAACACTACACTGCGCTATGGGCATGGCGTGCTGATCCCCGAAGGTAATTCTATCATTGCCGAACACAGCAATACTGACGCTTTATACCAAAGCTTCATTGTATTCTTTCCGGCGCGGCTGGGACATGAGTTCATGGCGGGTAAACCGGCACAACCTCAGCCCAAAGCCAATGCTCCCTATCTGTATTTTGAGGTAGATAGCTATATACAGTCTTATGTTGACCACCTGCGCTCGCTGATCGATCAGCGGCAAACATTGTCGGCTGAAATGGCGGTATTAAAGATCCGGGAATTGCTTACAGCCTTATATGAACTTGCGCCCGACGTAATTACCGCGCTGTTTGGTGCACAAAATGAACCGCCATTGAAGCATCTGGTTGAGGCCAATTTAATGAACCCGCTGACGCTGGAAGAACTGGCCTTTCTGGCCAACCGCAGCCTGTCGTCATTCAAACGCGATTTTGAGAAGGCTTATGGCGTGTCGCCGCAAAAGTATATCCGTGAACGCCGGCTGGAAATGGCAGCCGCCGAACTGGATAAAGGTAAGCCTGTTAGTTCGGTTTACCTGGATTATGGCTATCAGCACTTGTCTAATTTTAATACTGCCTTTCGAAGGCAATATGGCTCCACGCCTGCGGATTGGGCTTTGCGCAATAAAGATTGA
- a CDS encoding DUF5977 domain-containing protein, whose protein sequence is MNHFLKKKWWLTLLLSIVLLPYNEIFAQSKPYSLVIPPSPNSASIGKFGDIPLNYSSGLPNISIPLLDLKEGSLALPISINYNYGGFRPSDQPGVVGRGWSLMAGGVISRVVNGLPDELHGSTRLGYLYNSANIKSLLKVNDSLNCQNQSCPSCFVDGNCDGEPDMFYFSFGNISGKFFFGDDGLPHIVSDRKLKIEYHQFDTPILQRIYNGISTNINGFTITTEDGTVYRFGDPTPKAEVIPIDPMKNVEFSYSQHEFWDPLSTAYLTPISAWLLYEIEDTDGNKIKLSYLNDYKDNQSYFKLNRQRITKTPFQVYTTTPHSSEEVAGFDYSISSENFVTKIEGSTWKVDFSYNNLESDTALHTLNSVLLSLTNGNEIKRYNATYSSTDMKCLLTGLKEKAITGGTAVYKTHAFEYTPFPATYYILGLDYWGYYNGVNNADLIPVSPYTANREPSFSNTVLGALKKITYPTGGTSSFEYEQNEYSYIRQDTTENGQAIGRRAGGGIRLKKMIDSGGNGMPAMTKEYSYNKFNNLNLSSGVALAPVNKFFFTFQVSQISGKLAWLFGGEVPDTTVNWNIWKSDPFYTLSQTPIYYFNVRETTGSTIRTDYEFTSHLDYPDYLGVNYGLGTNQVGPYESYDFARSLPKSVKQYQNNAIVSETQTAYTMTEKFRSRRLWRQTAISRSEGSFQFAKGVAVISGLIQKKSDSTLYYYPAGNYMVRNIYEYDSTYYSLRKQIQYNSRITSSTPGTVETRYKYPFDYAGGVYPAMISKNIISPVIEEQKLVNGNQVNYTLKDFGIYNNGTLYKPSTVKVQTLSTNPLITKSEVTKYTSNGNIEEVLLDTKTYQSYRWGYNQQYPIAEVKNAMSAEFFYEGFEKKNGTTVSGGDAHTGLRYSTNASVSWAKPNNREYVISYWYKDTGAWKYSGELPYTGNSFILSGGTAFDDICIYPIDAQISTYTYMPLIGLGTTTDVKGLTNYYSYDGFNRLMDVKDQDGNIVKSYCYNYQGGSTNCFVDPLIYKNDEIITTHRKECGVHYLGSLVTYKVFKGTYLSTISQADADQRAQTDADVQGQLYANSDPDATCTLIPCYSYTFSANQGFSATYHYKDCEGIDRTEYVEQGHSVTLCAREGTVNGGPYIKGTACPQ, encoded by the coding sequence ATGAATCATTTTTTGAAGAAGAAATGGTGGCTTACTTTATTATTATCAATCGTATTGCTACCATATAATGAAATTTTTGCCCAATCCAAACCGTACTCGCTCGTAATACCTCCATCACCAAATTCAGCCTCGATAGGCAAATTCGGAGATATACCGCTAAATTATAGCTCGGGATTGCCAAACATTAGCATTCCACTTTTAGACCTGAAGGAAGGCAGCCTAGCTCTGCCAATTTCAATAAACTACAACTATGGCGGCTTTCGTCCCTCTGACCAGCCCGGGGTCGTAGGTCGTGGCTGGTCGTTGATGGCTGGCGGAGTCATTTCCCGAGTGGTTAACGGGCTGCCCGATGAGCTACATGGTAGCACGCGTTTAGGGTATTTGTATAACAGCGCAAATATAAAAAGCCTATTGAAGGTGAACGACTCACTAAATTGTCAGAATCAATCCTGTCCAAGTTGCTTTGTTGATGGCAATTGCGACGGCGAACCCGATATGTTTTATTTCTCATTCGGTAATATTTCAGGAAAGTTCTTTTTTGGTGATGATGGTCTGCCTCATATTGTTTCTGACAGAAAACTGAAAATTGAGTACCATCAGTTTGACACCCCGATTTTACAAAGAATCTATAACGGAATTAGCACTAATATTAATGGATTTACCATAACCACCGAAGATGGCACTGTGTACCGGTTTGGAGATCCCACCCCTAAGGCGGAGGTTATTCCAATAGATCCGATGAAAAATGTTGAGTTTTCTTATTCTCAGCACGAATTCTGGGACCCGCTTAGTACAGCATACCTGACACCCATTAGTGCCTGGCTGTTATACGAAATAGAAGATACCGATGGCAATAAAATAAAGCTTTCCTACCTGAATGATTATAAAGACAACCAGTCTTATTTCAAATTAAACCGTCAAAGGATTACAAAAACGCCGTTTCAGGTATATACAACTACACCGCACAGTTCTGAGGAGGTTGCGGGGTTTGATTATTCTATATCATCGGAAAATTTTGTTACCAAAATTGAGGGTTCTACGTGGAAGGTAGATTTCTCGTATAACAATCTGGAATCTGATACGGCGCTACACACATTAAATAGTGTTTTACTATCGCTAACGAACGGTAACGAAATAAAACGCTACAACGCAACCTATTCCAGCACCGATATGAAGTGCCTGCTTACTGGTTTGAAAGAGAAGGCCATTACCGGAGGCACCGCTGTTTATAAAACACATGCCTTTGAATATACTCCGTTTCCGGCCACCTATTACATTTTGGGACTTGATTATTGGGGGTACTACAACGGAGTAAATAATGCCGATCTGATTCCTGTTTCGCCATACACTGCCAATAGAGAGCCTTCCTTCAGCAATACTGTACTAGGTGCGTTGAAAAAAATTACGTACCCAACAGGCGGCACTTCCTCATTTGAATATGAACAGAACGAATACAGTTATATCAGGCAAGATACGACTGAAAATGGACAAGCTATTGGCCGCCGGGCCGGTGGAGGAATCCGATTGAAAAAAATGATCGACAGCGGCGGTAATGGAATGCCTGCTATGACGAAAGAATACTCCTATAATAAGTTCAATAACCTAAACTTAAGCAGCGGGGTAGCGTTAGCACCGGTCAATAAGTTTTTCTTTACATTCCAGGTGTCACAAATAAGCGGTAAGCTAGCTTGGCTGTTTGGAGGTGAAGTACCGGACACAACGGTCAACTGGAATATTTGGAAATCCGATCCGTTCTACACATTGTCGCAAACGCCAATATACTATTTCAATGTACGCGAGACGACCGGAAGCACTATTAGAACTGATTATGAGTTTACCTCCCATTTGGACTACCCCGATTATTTGGGAGTAAATTACGGATTGGGTACCAACCAGGTAGGCCCATATGAAAGCTATGACTTTGCCCGCAGCCTTCCCAAAAGCGTTAAACAGTACCAAAATAATGCTATCGTTAGCGAAACCCAAACAGCGTATACGATGACAGAGAAGTTCCGTTCGCGTAGGTTATGGCGTCAGACAGCGATCTCCAGATCGGAAGGCTCATTCCAATTTGCTAAAGGAGTTGCGGTAATCTCGGGTCTAATTCAGAAAAAAAGTGATAGCACTCTGTATTATTACCCTGCTGGAAACTATATGGTACGGAACATCTACGAATACGACAGCACTTATTATTCGCTCAGGAAACAAATCCAATATAACAGCAGAATAACCTCATCCACACCTGGTACTGTTGAAACACGGTATAAATATCCGTTTGACTATGCTGGCGGGGTGTATCCGGCGATGATAAGTAAAAATATCATTTCTCCGGTTATAGAAGAACAAAAGCTCGTTAACGGAAATCAGGTTAATTATACGTTGAAAGACTTTGGGATATATAACAATGGAACACTCTATAAACCATCCACTGTAAAAGTCCAGACATTGAGTACCAACCCGCTGATTACAAAGAGTGAGGTTACAAAATATACTTCTAATGGCAATATTGAGGAAGTGTTGCTTGATACTAAAACCTATCAGTCATACCGATGGGGTTATAATCAGCAGTACCCAATTGCAGAAGTAAAAAACGCAATGAGCGCCGAATTTTTTTATGAGGGGTTTGAAAAAAAAAATGGAACAACAGTGTCAGGCGGAGATGCTCATACAGGCTTGCGATATTCTACTAATGCGTCTGTAAGTTGGGCCAAACCCAACAATCGCGAGTATGTAATCAGTTACTGGTATAAAGATACCGGAGCATGGAAGTACAGCGGTGAGTTGCCTTACACGGGTAATTCATTTATCCTGTCCGGCGGAACTGCATTTGATGACATATGCATATACCCAATTGATGCTCAAATCTCAACCTACACGTACATGCCGTTAATAGGCCTTGGAACAACGACTGATGTCAAAGGACTAACAAACTATTATAGTTACGACGGATTTAACAGACTAATGGATGTTAAGGACCAGGATGGAAATATTGTTAAAAGTTATTGCTATAACTATCAGGGCGGCAGCACTAACTGCTTTGTAGATCCATTGATTTATAAAAATGATGAAATAATTACAACACATAGAAAAGAATGTGGGGTGCATTATCTTGGTTCCCTGGTCACTTATAAAGTTTTTAAAGGCACTTACTTATCAACGATCTCACAGGCTGATGCCGATCAACGCGCGCAGACCGATGCTGATGTACAAGGGCAGCTTTATGCAAACTCGGACCCTGATGCTACCTGCACATTAATCCCCTGCTACTCTTACACATTCAGTGCAAACCAAGGATTTAGTGCGACTTATCATTATAAAGACTGTGAAGGAATTGACAGGACAGAATATGTAGAACAAGGACATTCAGTGACGTTATGCGCACGAGAAGGAACAGTTAACGGAGGGCCGTATATAAAAGGAACTGCTTGTCCACAATAA
- a CDS encoding YbhB/YbcL family Raf kinase inhibitor-like protein — MKKILFIALALVIAQHAVAQTFTLSSADLGGQFTPAFVAGNMGCNGQNHSPELHWSHAPVNAQSFAVKMYDPDAPTGSGFWHWVIVDIPANISRLKQGAGDLKSNLAPAGSLQSANDTGARGYQGPCPPEGDAPHRYIITVYALNTAKLGTKSTSTAAITGFMLNKAAIAKASLIVYSKR; from the coding sequence ATGAAAAAGATACTTTTTATTGCCCTCGCATTAGTGATCGCTCAGCACGCTGTTGCACAAACATTTACACTAAGCAGTGCCGACCTGGGCGGTCAGTTCACCCCGGCGTTCGTGGCGGGAAACATGGGCTGCAATGGCCAGAACCATTCACCCGAGTTACATTGGAGCCACGCACCTGTAAATGCCCAGAGTTTTGCCGTTAAGATGTATGATCCTGATGCGCCCACAGGCAGCGGTTTTTGGCATTGGGTGATCGTAGACATCCCGGCTAACATCAGCCGGTTAAAGCAAGGTGCCGGTGACCTGAAAAGCAATTTAGCACCCGCAGGCAGCTTACAAAGCGCCAATGATACCGGTGCACGGGGTTACCAGGGGCCTTGTCCGCCCGAAGGTGATGCACCTCATCGTTATATCATCACCGTATATGCGCTGAACACCGCGAAACTGGGAACCAAGAGTACTTCAACTGCTGCAATAACTGGCTTTATGCTAAACAAGGCCGCAATTGCTAAAGCTTCACTAATCGTTTATTCCAAGCGTTAA
- a CDS encoding PLP-dependent aminotransferase family protein: protein MKVKTNLYDQIAADIEVQIAQQVLRVGDKLPSLRLICERYSVSQSTALQAYYQLESKSLIESRPRSGYFVHRSPNRNLGLPATSTPVHGTAGDMHDLISRVYRDMGRDGAVPLSLGVPALALLPVAKLNKGLLQATRKLKGSGLEYEQVQGSEHLRRQVALFYSGEGRSLGSDGLVVTAGCMDALSLSLMAVTQRGDTIAVESPVYFGILQLAKSLGLTVVELPTHPQTGIEPEALKKALMTKKINACLLVSNFNNPLGSLMPDEHKKEVVKLIQQYGIPLIEDDLYGEVYFGNERPRSCRSFDDSGLVLWCCSVSKTLAPGYRVGWVAPGKFKDEVLRLKLYHSIAGTTITQEVIAGFLETGRYAHHLRGLRHTLQANALRYSRAIAEYFPEHTRVSRPQGGFMLWVELDKRIDTAMLYDRAVRQKISFAPGAMFSLQNQYSNCMRLSYGMPWNETIENALRQLGRLII from the coding sequence ATGAAAGTCAAAACAAATCTATATGATCAGATCGCGGCAGATATCGAAGTGCAGATCGCGCAACAGGTACTGCGTGTGGGCGATAAATTGCCTTCGCTGCGCCTTATTTGTGAACGTTACAGCGTCAGCCAAAGCACCGCCTTACAGGCTTATTACCAATTGGAAAGTAAGTCGCTGATCGAATCCAGACCGCGGTCAGGCTATTTCGTGCACCGCTCACCAAATCGAAATTTGGGCTTGCCCGCTACCAGTACGCCCGTTCACGGCACAGCAGGCGATATGCACGACCTGATCAGCCGGGTCTACCGGGACATGGGCCGGGATGGGGCCGTCCCTTTGTCGCTCGGTGTGCCTGCCTTAGCACTTCTGCCTGTGGCCAAGCTGAACAAAGGCTTGCTCCAGGCAACGCGCAAGTTAAAAGGCAGCGGACTGGAATATGAACAGGTGCAGGGCAGTGAACACCTGCGCCGACAGGTAGCGCTGTTTTATTCAGGCGAAGGCCGTTCACTGGGTAGTGACGGCCTGGTAGTGACTGCCGGTTGTATGGATGCGCTTTCCCTATCATTAATGGCGGTAACCCAACGCGGCGATACGATCGCTGTGGAAAGCCCTGTTTACTTTGGTATATTGCAATTGGCAAAAAGCCTGGGACTGACAGTCGTTGAACTGCCTACGCACCCGCAGACCGGTATTGAGCCGGAAGCTTTGAAAAAAGCCTTGATGACCAAAAAGATCAACGCGTGCCTGCTGGTCAGTAATTTCAATAACCCGCTGGGTAGCCTGATGCCTGATGAACATAAAAAGGAAGTGGTCAAATTGATCCAGCAGTATGGTATACCGCTGATCGAGGATGACCTGTACGGCGAGGTGTATTTTGGTAATGAGCGCCCGCGTTCCTGCCGCTCCTTTGATGACAGCGGTTTGGTATTATGGTGTTGTTCGGTTTCCAAAACCCTGGCACCGGGTTACCGTGTGGGCTGGGTAGCGCCGGGGAAATTCAAAGATGAGGTGTTGCGCCTGAAACTCTACCATAGCATTGCGGGTACGACGATTACCCAGGAGGTAATCGCCGGTTTTTTAGAAACAGGCCGGTATGCGCATCACTTGCGCGGTTTACGGCATACGCTGCAAGCCAATGCCTTGCGTTACAGCCGTGCCATTGCTGAGTATTTTCCGGAACATACCCGCGTCAGCCGCCCCCAGGGTGGTTTTATGCTTTGGGTTGAATTGGATAAGCGGATCGATACCGCTATGCTTTATGACCGCGCGGTGAGGCAAAAGATCAGTTTCGCGCCCGGCGCGATGTTTTCGCTGCAAAACCAGTACAGCAACTGTATGCGCCTTAGCTACGGTATGCCTTGGAACGAAACGATAGAGAACGCTTTGCGCCAGTTAGGGCGCCTTATTATTTAA
- a CDS encoding DinB family protein — MTKRDISTLHDIHPWHSRYIRLTDDLPPLEVLKKHAVIFTSAEVKRLDQLGNLVYAPGKWTIRGTLQHLIDTERILSYRALCLTRNEQADLPNYDEAAYARYVDTSCRSIADLLTEFDHLRQGTLLLYQNFTDEMLRRVGVAAGKRVSVLALAYIMAGHPLHHLAIIQQKYLPLLNNPEI; from the coding sequence ATGACCAAAAGAGACATCAGCACCTTACACGATATCCATCCCTGGCATTCGCGCTATATCCGGTTGACGGATGATCTGCCGCCATTAGAGGTATTAAAAAAACATGCGGTAATATTTACTTCAGCTGAAGTAAAACGACTAGATCAACTGGGGAACCTTGTTTATGCACCGGGCAAATGGACGATCAGAGGCACCTTGCAACATTTGATCGATACGGAACGCATCCTGAGTTACCGCGCCTTATGCCTGACACGGAATGAACAGGCCGACCTGCCCAATTACGATGAAGCCGCTTACGCCCGATATGTCGATACCAGTTGCCGCAGTATTGCTGACCTGCTTACCGAATTTGATCACCTACGGCAAGGTACTTTACTGCTCTATCAAAACTTTACAGACGAAATGCTGCGCCGTGTAGGTGTTGCCGCCGGGAAACGGGTATCGGTACTGGCCCTGGCCTATATCATGGCCGGGCATCCGCTGCACCATTTGGCCATCATCCAACAAAAATATTTACCGCTTTTAAACAATCCTGAAATATGA
- a CDS encoding branched-chain amino acid aminotransferase gives MKYPIQVERTLHSRLATYDFNNVQFGPNPTDHLFSAEYRDGQWQDAAIKPFGEFSISPLALCLHYGQTVFEGMKAFRLEDGGVSIFRMDKHLLRLNRSLERMCMPAVPEELFFSALENLVAIDEGWVSGLSGNSLYLRPMVFATEARLGVMEAQEYRFMVVALPMANYYNGAVRVKVETEYTRAAKGGAGFAKCGGNYGGAFLPTRLARAAGFDQVLWTDGDTHSFIEESGTMNVMFAIGGTLITPPLNGTILDGVNRDSILTLAKARGIKTEERPISYSELEKAFENGSVVEAFGVGTAAVLTQIREIDILGKSYFPATPDDGVAATLRSDLQAIRYGRSPDIFGWNHRVALKDVYAL, from the coding sequence ATGAAATACCCTATCCAAGTGGAGCGAACCCTGCATAGCAGGCTGGCGACCTATGACTTCAACAATGTACAGTTCGGGCCTAACCCGACGGACCACCTCTTCAGCGCCGAGTACCGGGACGGGCAATGGCAGGATGCCGCTATCAAACCTTTTGGCGAATTCTCCATTAGTCCGCTGGCGCTTTGCCTGCACTACGGGCAAACCGTTTTTGAAGGTATGAAGGCTTTTCGATTAGAAGATGGTGGCGTTAGCATCTTCCGTATGGATAAACATCTGTTGCGTCTGAACCGCTCGTTGGAGCGGATGTGTATGCCAGCAGTACCTGAAGAACTGTTCTTTTCGGCTTTGGAAAATTTAGTGGCGATTGATGAAGGCTGGGTGTCCGGTTTGTCGGGCAATTCACTATACCTGCGGCCAATGGTATTCGCCACCGAAGCCCGATTGGGTGTCATGGAAGCTCAGGAATACCGCTTTATGGTTGTCGCCCTGCCGATGGCCAATTACTACAACGGCGCGGTGCGTGTAAAAGTAGAGACAGAATATACCCGGGCAGCTAAAGGCGGTGCCGGCTTTGCCAAATGCGGTGGTAATTATGGCGGCGCGTTCCTGCCCACCCGTTTGGCCAGAGCCGCCGGTTTTGACCAGGTACTATGGACAGATGGAGACACACACAGTTTTATCGAAGAATCGGGAACCATGAACGTGATGTTCGCCATCGGCGGTACGCTCATAACGCCGCCGCTGAACGGGACGATCCTGGATGGTGTGAACCGGGATTCCATCCTCACGCTTGCCAAGGCCCGCGGTATCAAAACCGAAGAAAGGCCGATCAGCTATTCGGAGTTGGAAAAAGCTTTTGAAAACGGATCAGTAGTGGAAGCTTTCGGCGTAGGCACAGCAGCCGTTCTGACCCAGATCAGGGAGATCGATATACTGGGCAAAAGCTATTTTCCGGCAACGCCAGATGATGGTGTGGCCGCGACCTTACGGAGTGATCTTCAAGCGATTCGTTATGGGCGGTCGCCCGATATTTTTGGCTGGAATCATCGGGTGGCGTTGAAGGATGTCTATGCCTTGTAA